The following are encoded in a window of Kitasatospora fiedleri genomic DNA:
- a CDS encoding inositol monophosphatase family protein, whose product MEKVTEILVEASAEAVEPRFRALNDGEVMEKAPGEIVTVADREAERIIARRLRELLPVPVVGEEAVAADPDLARALSTEPAAWLVDPVDGTRNFVAGRPAYAVMASLVRQGETVASWIWQPCTRTAYTAELGSGAWCDGRRLTLPKATTAPEKWTGILKTRYFAPPTGHRLLANTLALGPLDPGRGAAGIEYPLIATGAHDFVLYWRTLPWDHAPGSLLVTEAGGRSARFDGTPYRPEPPGGTNGLLVATDPDQWETLREILLKGL is encoded by the coding sequence ATGGAGAAGGTCACCGAGATCCTCGTCGAGGCATCGGCGGAGGCGGTCGAACCGAGGTTCCGGGCGCTGAACGACGGCGAGGTGATGGAGAAGGCCCCCGGCGAGATCGTCACCGTCGCCGACCGGGAGGCCGAACGGATCATCGCCCGCCGCCTGCGCGAACTGCTCCCCGTCCCGGTCGTCGGCGAGGAGGCCGTCGCCGCCGACCCCGACCTGGCCCGCGCCCTGTCCACCGAGCCCGCCGCCTGGCTGGTCGACCCGGTCGACGGCACCCGCAACTTCGTCGCCGGACGGCCCGCGTACGCGGTGATGGCCTCCCTGGTCCGCCAGGGCGAGACGGTCGCCTCCTGGATCTGGCAGCCCTGCACCCGCACCGCGTACACCGCCGAACTCGGCTCCGGCGCCTGGTGCGACGGCCGACGGCTCACCCTCCCCAAGGCCACCACCGCCCCCGAGAAGTGGACCGGCATCCTCAAGACCCGCTACTTCGCCCCGCCCACCGGCCACCGCCTGCTCGCCAACACGCTCGCCCTCGGCCCCCTCGACCCCGGCCGCGGCGCCGCCGGCATCGAGTACCCCCTGATCGCCACCGGCGCCCACGACTTCGTCCTCTACTGGCGCACCCTCCCTTGGGACCACGCCCCCGGCTCCCTCCTCGTCACCGAAGCCGGCGGCCGCAGCGCCCGCTTCGACGGCACCCCCTACCGCCCCGAACCCCCCGGCGGCACCAACGGCCTCCTCGTCGCCACCGACCCGGACCAGTGGGAGACCCTCCGCGAGATCCTCCTGAAAGGGCTGTGA
- a CDS encoding MerR family transcriptional regulator, giving the protein MAETEQDHERPRAYRVAELAEAAGVSVRTVRFYRERRLLQPPRKEGRIAWYGAEHLARLRLIAELLDRGHALGGIAELIGAGEDGRDVAELIGLQAALVAPWSDETPVHLDWDELRAAFGDQLTEANTAESIAQGYITVHPDGITHVSRRLMDATVALVDEGVPLAAVLDVSRRASEYADAMADIFVALIRDRLLGALTRVQDLTPAEAARLTEQIQRVRPLARAVNDAQFALAMDRRVRAEYDCLTED; this is encoded by the coding sequence GTGGCGGAGACCGAACAGGACCACGAGCGCCCCCGCGCCTACCGCGTCGCCGAACTGGCCGAGGCGGCCGGCGTCAGCGTGCGCACCGTCCGCTTCTACCGCGAGCGCCGCCTGCTCCAGCCGCCCCGCAAGGAGGGCCGGATCGCCTGGTACGGCGCGGAGCACCTGGCCCGGCTGCGCCTGATCGCCGAACTCCTCGACCGCGGACACGCCCTGGGCGGCATCGCCGAACTGATCGGCGCCGGCGAGGACGGCCGGGACGTCGCCGAACTGATCGGGCTCCAGGCCGCGCTGGTCGCCCCCTGGTCCGACGAGACGCCCGTCCACCTCGACTGGGACGAGCTGCGCGCCGCGTTCGGCGACCAGCTCACCGAGGCGAACACCGCCGAGTCCATCGCCCAGGGCTACATCACCGTCCACCCCGACGGCATCACCCACGTCAGCCGGCGCCTGATGGACGCCACCGTCGCCCTGGTCGACGAGGGCGTGCCGCTGGCCGCCGTCCTGGACGTCAGCCGCCGGGCCAGCGAGTACGCGGACGCGATGGCCGACATCTTCGTCGCCCTGATCCGCGACCGGCTGCTCGGCGCGCTCACCCGGGTCCAGGACCTCACCCCCGCCGAGGCGGCCCGGCTCACCGAGCAGATCCAGCGCGTCCGCCCGCTCGCCCGGGCCGTCAACGACGCCCAGTTCGCGCTCGCCATGGACCGCCGGGTGCGCGCCGAGTACGACTGCCTCACCGAGGACTGA